The segment GGCAATCATGGTCGAAGGCGATGTGGACGGCTTGCTGGTGGGTGGAGCGAGCCTGGACGCTGCTGAGTTTGCTAACATTGTCAGGTTCGAGAGCCACCTTAGCGCGGCTTAGTCCGTTTCAGGTTCCGCTCCCGTTTTCCGTTCTTCTGAAAGGCCGTCGTGGACGTTCTTCAAGTCATTCTGCAGATTCTGCTGGGCATCACCAGTCTTCTGCTGACGCTGCTCATCCTCCTGCACAAGGGGCGTGGCGGCGGGTTGTCCGATATGTTTGGCGGTGGCATGAGCTCGGGACTGAGTTCTTCGGGTGTCGCAGAACGAAACCTCAACCGCTTCACCATCGTTTTGGGCTGCACTTGGGGCGTCGTGATCATCGGACTCGGCCTCATTATGAGGTTCACTTCGGGCGGTAATTCCTAGACCCACGCGGGCCAGTTCCCGGGCAAACAAAACTGCCCGGAAGCAGGTCTGCCGCCATCCGGATCCCCGCATTAGACTAGGCTCCGTGGCCTTCACCGCCATGCACCCGGCTCGCAAGGGGATCGATGATGGTTCATGGTACTTCAGGTTTCCGGGGCACGCGGGCTGGCGTAACAGCTGGCTCTTCCCCAAGAAACAAGCCCGACCCGCTCGTTGGCGAGAGCCTGCCGCGTATTCGTGTCCCTTATTGGTGCGCCAAGGGACACGAGACGCGGCTCGTTTTCATTAAGCTCCCGGAAGACCAGATTCCGTATCGGTGGGACTGCCCGAAATGTGGTCTGATTGCCGTTCGCGAACAAGGCGAGGCGACCATGGAGCGGGCGGACGAAGAAGTCGTCAAGAGTCACCTGGATTACGTTAAAGAAAGACGCTCCAGCCAAGACGCGGAAATGGTCCTGGCCGGAGCGCTCAAGCGGCTACGCGCCCGCAGGATCCTTACGGATGAGCTGCTGGGGGACCCGTGAGGCCGCATTTTCATCAATGAGCCACAGGGTCCTGGATCGGCCGCTAGGGCCGGAGGCAGGAACCTGGATCGGATTGGCCCCGGCGAGGGCCAGCCCCACGGCCCCGGCCTTGTCCTCGCCCGCCACAACCATCCAGATCTCCTGGGCCGAATTGATGGCGGGGAGGGTCAGGGAAATCCTCGAAGGCGGTGGCTTGGGGGAGTTCTCGACCCCCACCACGGTGCGATCCTGCACGCGGATCCCCGCCTGTTCAGGGAAGAGCGAGGCAATGTGCGCATCCGGACCGATGCCTAGGAGAAGGACATCGAAGCGGGGCAACTCTCCGGCTTCCTCCGGACGATTGTCCGAAGTATCCGCGGCGTGTTCTGCTTCCGCGGCGGCCTTGAGCCGGGCCGCGTAGTCCACCGCGGCGTCCTCTGCCGTGGCGAACTCGTCCGATGAACCGGGTTCGTGCACCCGGGCGGGATCTACAGGCAGGCTGGAAAGCAACGCTTCTCGGGCCTGCACTGTGTTGCGGTCTTGACTGTCCTTGCCAACGAAACGCTCGTCACCCCACCAGAAGTTCACCCGGGACCAGTCGACCGCGGGCGCAGCAGGGGAGTCGGCAACCGCTTTCAAGGTGCCGATGCCCACGGTGCCGCCGGTGAGGACCACTGTGGCTTCACCGTGCTTGTCTTGTACGTCCACCAGCTTGGTGATCAGTCGTGCGGCGATCGCGGCCATAAGGACAGCGGAGTCGGGATGGATGCTTACTCTGGGGTTAGCGCTCACTGGATCGGTCACTCCTTGCTATTCGTTCGGGGCAGTCCCATAGTAATCACTTCTCCGAAGACATCGTCCGGGTCGAGGCGGCGTAGTTCTTCGGCGAGGCAGTCCCGCAGGCTGCGGCGCGGGAGGGAGATCCGTTGGGCGGGCTGGCCTGGTTGGGTGAGTTCGGCGATGGTCAGTCCGGGGCGGACCAGTTGGACGTCGCCGGTGGCACGGCTGAGCCGCACGCGGCGGATCCCCGTTCCGGCGGGATCGGCGACGATTTGGACCGGAGCCTCGAGGAACAGCGTGAGCCAGGCGGCGAGGAGGATGGTGCTGGGTGAATCGGAGGCGCCCTCGACTTCGATCGCCGTGACGGGGGATTCGTCCACTTGGTCCAGGGCGGCGGCGAGTTGGAGGCGCCAGTTGGTCAGGCGTGTCCAGGCGAGGTCGGTGTCTCCTGCCCGGTAGGTTTTCCGGATCCGGGCCAGTGCTGCTGCGGGGTCGGGTTCGTTGGCGGAGTCGGTGATCCGGCGGTGCGCGATGCGTCCGATGGAGGTCTCGCAGGCGTTCTCGGGGGCGCCGTTCGGCCACCAGGCCACGATGGGTGCGTCGGGCAGGAGCAGGGCCGCGACGAGGGATTCGCTTTCCTTGGCGAGTTCCCCGTAGCCGCGCAGCACGATGACTTCCGAGGCCCCGGCGTCCCCGCCGACCCGGATCTGGGCGTCGAGGCGGGTCGGTGCCTGGGCGCCGGCGTCCGCGAGGACGATGATGCGGCAGGGGTGTTCGCGGCTGGCGTCGTTGGCTGCCTCGATGGCTTCTTCTTCCAGCCCGGATTTGGTGACCACTACCAGGGTCAGGACGCGTCCGAGGGCGATCACGCCTCCTTGCTCGCGCAGGGAGGTGATCTTCTTGGAGATCTTGGAGGTGGTGGTGTCCGGCAGGTCTACGATCATGGCCTTCTCCAGGTTCGTCCGTCGCGGGCAAGCAGCTCATCGGCCGAGGCCGGGCCCCAGCTGCCGGGAGCGTAGGGTTCGGGTTGTTCGTCCAGGGACGCCCAGTAGTCCTCGAACGGGTCAAGGATCTTCCAGGACTCCTCGACTTCGGCGTGCCGCGGGAACAGCGGGGGTTCGCCCAGGAGCACGTCCAGGATGAGCCGTTCGTACGCTTCGGGGCTGGACTCGGTGAAGGAGTGCCCGTAGCCGAAGTCCATGGTCACGTCGCGGACTTCCATCTGCGTGCCCGGGACCTTGGACCCGAACCGGATCGTGGCGCCCTCGTCGGGCTGGACCCGGATCACCACCGCGTTCTGACCGAAGTCATCCTCCCCGTGCCCGCGGAAGAGCAGGTTCGGTGCGCGTTTGAACACCACGGCGATCTCCGTGACCCGGCGCCCGAGGCGTTTACCGGCACGCAGGTAAAACGGTGCCCCGGCCCAGCGCCGGGTATGGATATCCAGGCGGATCGCGGCGAACGTTTCGGTCTTCGAATCGGCCGGGATGCCGTCCTCGTCCAAATACCCCTGGACCAGTTCCCCGCCTTGCCAGCCGCCGGTGAACTGGCCCCGGGCCGAGTGGGTGGACAGGTCCTCGGGCAGCCTGACCGCGGCCAGGACCTTTTCCTTCTCGGCCCGCAGGTCATCGGCGTTGAAGGAAATCGGCTCTTCCATGGCCGTCAACGCGAGCAACTGCAACAGGTGGTTCTGGATCACGTCCCGTGCCGCCCCGACGCCGTCGTAATACCCTGCACGGCCCCCCGTGCCGATGTCCTCGGCCATCGTGATCTGGACATGGTCCACATAGTTCGCGTTCCACAAAGGCTCGAAGAGCTGGTTCGCGAAACGCAGTGCCAGGATGTTCTGCACCGTTTCCTTGCCCAGGTAATGATCGATACGGAACACCGCGTCCGGCGGGAACACGGACTCCACAATATCGTTCAGCTGCCGGGCGGATTCCAGGTCATGACCGAAGGGCTTCTCGATCACCACCCGCCGCCACTGCCCGTCCCCGGCCTGGGCCAGACCGTGGCGGGAGAGCTGCCGGCAGACCTGCTCGAAGGCCTTGGGCGGAATCGAGAGATAGAACGCATGATTCCCCCGCGTTCCCCGGGTCTCATCCAGTTCATCAAGAGTGGCACTCAGACGCTTGAACGCCTGATCGTCATCGAACTCCCCCTGCACGAAACGGATACCCTCGGAAAGCTGGCCCCACACCACCTCATCAAACGGCGTCCGGGAATACGCTTTGACGTTCGCCCTGACCTCGTTGGCGAAGTCCTCGCTACTCCAGTCGCGCCGGCCAAAGCCGACCAACGCGAAACTCGGCGGCAACAGCCCCCGGTTGGCGAGGTCGTACACTGCGGGAAGGAGTTTCTTACGGGCAAGATCACCGGTGACTCCGAAGAGCACCAGCGATGACGGCCCGGCAATGCGGTTCAGACGGCGGTCACGCGGATCCCGGAGGGGATTGCGGCGGGTAGCCTTTCCGGTGGACCTGTAACCGATTTCAGTTTCTGGCATGTTTGGGTTTGTGCCTTAGCTTTCGAGCGGGCTGGTCTGGCCGGCAAGCGCAGCGATGATGTCCTGGAGCTGGGCGACCCCGGCTCCGCGATCCGTGAGGTGCAGGCGCAGGACCGGACGGCCGTGGTTCTCCAGGACCTGGGCATCGCCGGCGGCCTGGGCCGCGATGAGCTGACCGAAAGTGAACGGCCGTTCCGGGATGGCGATGTCGCCGTTCGCGGAAGCCGTTACCTGCAGGAATGAACCGATGGCCGGGCCGCCCTTGTGGAACTGTCCGGTGGAGTGCAGGAAGCGCGGACCCCAGCCGAAGGTGACCGGGCGGCCGCTGAGGCGGGCGAGTTCGTCACGGACACCCTCGAACCCGGCGTACGCGATCCGGTCGAAGTAGGCCTGGACGCTGAGGTAACTGTCGTCGTCGAGCGTTCCCAAGAGGGCTCCGACGGCTTCCTCTGCGGTGGCTGCACCACGGAGCCAGTCACCGCCGCGTACTTCGATCGCGCCGTCGGTGAACGCGGCGGGGGTGGGTTCGGGACGGGCGTCCAGCAGGCCGCGCGCGGCGATCTTGGCCGCTTCGACGTCGGGCTGGTCGAAGGGGTTGATGCCCAGCAGGCGCCCTGCGACCGAGGTGGCGAATTCCCAGAGGAACATCTGCGTGGCCAGGCCACCGGCGATCGCCGCTTCGTTCTCACCGAGTTCGACGTCGGAGTCCGCACCGACCAGGCGGATCACCAGGACGTCGTCCGCGCCGCTGCTGACCTCGGGGGCGGAAGGACCGGCAACGACCGGCAGCACGCCCGTGCCGAGCTTGCCGGTGGACTCGGCGATGAGTTGTTCGGCCCAGTCCGCGAAGCCGACAATGCCGGAGCCGTCTTCGACGATGAGGATCTTGTTGCGCAGCGGGGTGGTGCCGCCCAGGGCAGCGCCGAGCCGGAGCCCGATGTTTTCGGGGGAGTCCTCGTTCAGGATCTCCGCTGCTTCCTCGGCCTCGTCCAGGAATGCCTGGATATCGACTCCGGCGAGGCCGCTGGGGACCAGCCCGAAAGCCGTGAGCGCCGAGAAGCGGCCGCCGACGTTCGGGTCCGCGTTGAAGACGGCCCGGTAGCCGGCTTCCCGGGAGGCCTTGTCCAGCGGGGACCCCGGATCGGTCACGATGATGATGCGGCTCTTGGCATCGATGCCGGCCAAGGTGAAGGCCTGCTCGAACACCCGTCGCTGCGAGTCGGTTTCCACGGTAGAGCCGGACTTGGACGAGACCACGATAGCGGTCTGGGCCAGGCGGTCCGTCAGGGCGGCACCGAGCTGTTCGGGGTCGGTGCTGTCCAGCACGGTCAGCTCGACGCCGGCGGTGCCGGCAATGACCTCCGGAGCAAGCGAAGAACCGCCCATGCCACACAGGACAATGCGGGAGACACCTTCTGCCCTGAGGGCATCCCGGAGTTCCAGGATTCCTTCGACCAAGGACCGGGAAACGGTCGCCGCGTCCACCCATCCAAGACGGATGGCGGACTCGGATTCGGCATCGGGACCCCACAAGGTGTGGTCCTTCGCGAAAATCCTGGTGGCAATCCGGTCTTCAACAAGTGCCGGGACGTGCTGCTCGATGGCCTGCTGCGCAGCACCGCTGGCGTCGTAGCTGAGAGTGCTCATGTGGGTTAGGAAGCCTTCCGTGCAGAGGCAAGGGCACCTTCGACGTCGGCCAGGAGTTCCTTCCAGCTGGCCACGAACTTCTCCAGGCCCTCGGACTCAAGCTGGGCGACGACGTCGTTGTAGGAAATACCCAGGCCCTCCAGTGCGTTCAGGACGCTGTTTGCTTCCTCGTAGGTGCCCGTGATGGTGTCCCCGGTGACCACGCCGTGATCGAACGTGGCGTCGAGGGTCTTTTCCGGCATGGTGTTCACGACGTCGGCGGCGACCAGTCCGGTCACGTACAGGGTGTCGGGGTAGGCCGGGTCCTTCACACCCGTGGAGGCCCACAGCGGACGCTGCGGGAGCGCACCGGCTTCGGCCAGGACGGCCCAGCGTTCGGTGGAGAACAGCTCTTCGTAGACCTGGTACGCGAGCCGGGCGTTGGCCACGCCTGCCTTGCCCTTGAGGGCCTTGGCTTCCTCGGTGCCCAGGGCGTCCAGGCGCTTGTCGATCTCGGAATCCACGCGGGAGACGAAGAAGGACGCCACGGAGTGGATCCGGGAGAGATCGTGACCGTTTTCCTTCGCCAGCTCCAGGCCGGACTGGAAAGCGTTGATGACGGCCCGGTAGCGTTCCAGGGAGAAGATCAGGGTCACGTTGACGCTGATGCCCTCGGCCAGGGTAGCCGTGATGGCCTGGAGGCCTTCCAGGGTTGCCGGGATCTTGATCAGGACGTTGTCCTTGTTGACCTTCTTGTAAAGGTGCTTGGCCTCGGCGATGGTGCCTTCGGTGTCCCACGCCAGGCGGGGATCCACCTCGATGGAGACCCGGCCGTCCACGCCCTTGGTCGCGGCGGCGACCGGGGCGAACAGATCGCAGGCATCGGCAACATCGGTGGTGGTGATCTCGAAGATCGTCTCCTCGACGCTTGCGCCCTTCGCGGCGAGCCCGGCGATCACGGCGTCGTAGTCGCTGCCGGAAGTGATCGCGGCGTGGAAAATCGACGGGTTGGTGGTCACACCGACAACGTTCTTCTCGTCGATGAGCTTCTGCAGGCTGCCGCTGGAAAGACGTTCCCGTGAAAGGTCATCCAACCAGATGGACACGCCGGCGGCGGAGAGTTGCTGGGTGGGAGTCGTAGTCATTTCTTTAATCTCCTTGGAAATTTGTTCGTTGCAGTAGAAGTCGTTTTAGGCGCTTTTTCAGTGACCGAGACCTGCGAGGGAGTCCTTCGCGGCGGCAGCGACTGCTTCTGCCGTGATGCCGAACTCCTGGAACAGGCGCTGGTAGTCCGCCGAGGCACCGAAGTGCTCCAGGCTGACGGAACGGCCGGCGTCACCGACGAATTCCTTCCAGCCCAGGGCAAGGCCTGCCTCGACCGAGACACGGGCCTTCACGGCGGCCGGGAGCACCGACTCACGGTACGCGGCGTCCTGCTTGTTGAACCACTCCACGCACGGCATGGAGACAACACGGGCAGCGATACCCTCGCCCTGAAGCGCTTCGCGGGCCTTCACAGCGAGCTGGACCTCCGAACCCGTGGCGATCAGCAGCACCTGCGCCGGGACCGTGGCACCATCCCTGGATGCCTCGGCCAGGACGTACCCGCCCTTCGCGACCCCGGCCGGGGAGCCGAACGTGTCACCGTTCGCGGCTCCTTCGCCGCGGGCATAGGTGGGGATGTTCTGACGGGTCAACACGATACCGGCCGGGTTCTCGTGGTTCTCCAACATGGTCTTCCACGCTACGCCCACCTCGTTCGCGTCACCG is part of the Arthrobacter methylotrophus genome and harbors:
- the secG gene encoding preprotein translocase subunit SecG; this encodes MDVLQVILQILLGITSLLLTLLILLHKGRGGGLSDMFGGGMSSGLSSSGVAERNLNRFTIVLGCTWGVVIIGLGLIMRFTSGGNS
- a CDS encoding RNA polymerase-binding protein RbpA, whose protein sequence is MMVHGTSGFRGTRAGVTAGSSPRNKPDPLVGESLPRIRVPYWCAKGHETRLVFIKLPEDQIPYRWDCPKCGLIAVREQGEATMERADEEVVKSHLDYVKERRSSQDAEMVLAGALKRLRARRILTDELLGDP
- the pgl gene encoding 6-phosphogluconolactonase → MSANPRVSIHPDSAVLMAAIAARLITKLVDVQDKHGEATVVLTGGTVGIGTLKAVADSPAAPAVDWSRVNFWWGDERFVGKDSQDRNTVQAREALLSSLPVDPARVHEPGSSDEFATAEDAAVDYAARLKAAAEAEHAADTSDNRPEEAGELPRFDVLLLGIGPDAHIASLFPEQAGIRVQDRTVVGVENSPKPPPSRISLTLPAINSAQEIWMVVAGEDKAGAVGLALAGANPIQVPASGPSGRSRTLWLIDENAASRVPQQLIRKDPAGA
- a CDS encoding glucose-6-phosphate dehydrogenase assembly protein OpcA; translation: MIVDLPDTTTSKISKKITSLREQGGVIALGRVLTLVVVTKSGLEEEAIEAANDASREHPCRIIVLADAGAQAPTRLDAQIRVGGDAGASEVIVLRGYGELAKESESLVAALLLPDAPIVAWWPNGAPENACETSIGRIAHRRITDSANEPDPAAALARIRKTYRAGDTDLAWTRLTNWRLQLAAALDQVDESPVTAIEVEGASDSPSTILLAAWLTLFLEAPVQIVADPAGTGIRRVRLSRATGDVQLVRPGLTIAELTQPGQPAQRISLPRRSLRDCLAEELRRLDPDDVFGEVITMGLPRTNSKE
- the zwf gene encoding glucose-6-phosphate dehydrogenase is translated as MPETEIGYRSTGKATRRNPLRDPRDRRLNRIAGPSSLVLFGVTGDLARKKLLPAVYDLANRGLLPPSFALVGFGRRDWSSEDFANEVRANVKAYSRTPFDEVVWGQLSEGIRFVQGEFDDDQAFKRLSATLDELDETRGTRGNHAFYLSIPPKAFEQVCRQLSRHGLAQAGDGQWRRVVIEKPFGHDLESARQLNDIVESVFPPDAVFRIDHYLGKETVQNILALRFANQLFEPLWNANYVDHVQITMAEDIGTGGRAGYYDGVGAARDVIQNHLLQLLALTAMEEPISFNADDLRAEKEKVLAAVRLPEDLSTHSARGQFTGGWQGGELVQGYLDEDGIPADSKTETFAAIRLDIHTRRWAGAPFYLRAGKRLGRRVTEIAVVFKRAPNLLFRGHGEDDFGQNAVVIRVQPDEGATIRFGSKVPGTQMEVRDVTMDFGYGHSFTESSPEAYERLILDVLLGEPPLFPRHAEVEESWKILDPFEDYWASLDEQPEPYAPGSWGPASADELLARDGRTWRRP
- a CDS encoding glucose-6-phosphate isomerase → MSTLSYDASGAAQQAIEQHVPALVEDRIATRIFAKDHTLWGPDAESESAIRLGWVDAATVSRSLVEGILELRDALRAEGVSRIVLCGMGGSSLAPEVIAGTAGVELTVLDSTDPEQLGAALTDRLAQTAIVVSSKSGSTVETDSQRRVFEQAFTLAGIDAKSRIIIVTDPGSPLDKASREAGYRAVFNADPNVGGRFSALTAFGLVPSGLAGVDIQAFLDEAEEAAEILNEDSPENIGLRLGAALGGTTPLRNKILIVEDGSGIVGFADWAEQLIAESTGKLGTGVLPVVAGPSAPEVSSGADDVLVIRLVGADSDVELGENEAAIAGGLATQMFLWEFATSVAGRLLGINPFDQPDVEAAKIAARGLLDARPEPTPAAFTDGAIEVRGGDWLRGAATAEEAVGALLGTLDDDSYLSVQAYFDRIAYAGFEGVRDELARLSGRPVTFGWGPRFLHSTGQFHKGGPAIGSFLQVTASANGDIAIPERPFTFGQLIAAQAAGDAQVLENHGRPVLRLHLTDRGAGVAQLQDIIAALAGQTSPLES
- the tal gene encoding transaldolase, producing the protein MTTTPTQQLSAAGVSIWLDDLSRERLSSGSLQKLIDEKNVVGVTTNPSIFHAAITSGSDYDAVIAGLAAKGASVEETIFEITTTDVADACDLFAPVAAATKGVDGRVSIEVDPRLAWDTEGTIAEAKHLYKKVNKDNVLIKIPATLEGLQAITATLAEGISVNVTLIFSLERYRAVINAFQSGLELAKENGHDLSRIHSVASFFVSRVDSEIDKRLDALGTEEAKALKGKAGVANARLAYQVYEELFSTERWAVLAEAGALPQRPLWASTGVKDPAYPDTLYVTGLVAADVVNTMPEKTLDATFDHGVVTGDTITGTYEEANSVLNALEGLGISYNDVVAQLESEGLEKFVASWKELLADVEGALASARKAS